The nucleotide window CGACAACAAGTTCGACATCGTCCAGTCCTTCTCCGACGACTCGTTGACCGAGTGCCCGCAGTGCGCGGGTCGACTGCGCAAGCTGTTCAACTCGGTCGGCATCGTGTTCAAGGGAAGCGGCTTCTACCGCACGGACTCGCGTCCGGGATCGTCGTCGGACACCTCGACGTCGTCGTCCTCGTCGGACAGCTCGTCGTCGAGTTCCTCGTCGGACAGCTCGTCGAGCAGCACGAAATCGGACACGTCGAGCTCGTCGTCGACCAAGAGCGAGACCAAGGCGGCGACGCCCGCCTGAGGGCGCCGCACCAACATCGGCAAGCAGAACCCGGGCCGGGTCGCCACGACACCGCCCGGGTTCTGCTGTACCCGTCGATCAACCGAGCCGGCGGAATCCGTCTCCGGGTGTGAG belongs to Gordonia sp. KTR9 and includes:
- a CDS encoding FmdB family zinc ribbon protein gives rise to the protein MPTYSYACTECDNKFDIVQSFSDDSLTECPQCAGRLRKLFNSVGIVFKGSGFYRTDSRPGSSSDTSTSSSSSDSSSSSSSSDSSSSSTKSDTSSSSSTKSETKAATPA